From the Musa acuminata AAA Group cultivar baxijiao chromosome BXJ3-7, Cavendish_Baxijiao_AAA, whole genome shotgun sequence genome, one window contains:
- the LOC135642272 gene encoding NADPH HC-toxin reductase 1-like → MEKTSTVCVKGGSGYIGSWLVKKLLQRGYHVHATVRNLGDDSKVGHLRSLPGADARLSLFESDLYSAETFEPAIRGCEYVFLVATPMHHSPNSQFKDTSEAAVSAIRTILRLCELSGTVRRVIYTGSVTAASPLKEDDTGFKDSIDESCWTPLNLSYADFLKAYITSKTLSEKELLMANEKAERGLEVVSLTCALVGGDAIIPHTPESVEVMVSPVTGKKLPHECLRYLQAVLGSVPLVHIEDVCEAHVFCMERESMSGRFLCAVAYPTMQDIVNHYAEKYPQLPILIREVEGEGIRIPCSSTKLEEMGFKYKYSVEQILEGSVECAKRLGTFEA, encoded by the exons ATGGAGAAGACGAGCACAGTTTGTGTGAAAGGTGGTTCAGGCTACATCGGTTCTTGGCTTGTCAAGAAGCTCTTACAGAGAGGCTATCACGTCCATGCTACAGTCAGGAACTTAG GAGATGACTCCAAGGTTGGGCATCTCAGGAGCCTCCCCGGAGCTGATGCAAGGCTTTCTCTTTTCGAATCCGATCTCTACAGTGCAGAGACGTTCGAGCCTGCGATCCGAGGGTGCGAGTACGTGTTCCTGGTCGCTACCCCCATGCATCACAGCCCCAACTCCCAG TTCAAAGACACCAGCGAAGCGGCGGTGTCAGCGATCCGCACCATCTTGCGGTTGTGTGAGCTCTCCGGAACAGTGAGGCGCGTCATCTACACTGGTTCTGTCACAGCTGCGTCGCCTTTGAAGGAAGACGACACCGGCTTCAAGGATTCCATCGACGAGTCTTGTTGGACTCCTCTCAACCTCTCCTACGCCGATTTTCtgaag GCTTATATTACGTCGAAGACGCTGTCCGAGAAAGAATTACTGATGGCGAACGAGAAAGCAGAGCGAGGACTCGAGGTGGTGAGCCTAACGTGTGCCTTGGTGGGAGGCGATGCGATTATACCTCATACACCAGAGAGCGTGGAAGTAATGGTGTCGCCAGTGACCGGCAAGAAGTTGCCCCACGAGTGTCTGAGGTATCTGCAGGCAGTGCTGGGATCAGTACCACTCGTACACATCGAGGATGTCTGCGAAGCTCATGTGTTCTGCATGGAGAGGGAGTCAATGTCCGGCAGATTTCTGTGTGCCGTCGCCTACCCAACAATGCAAGACATCGTCAATCACTATGCTGAGAAGTATCCTCAACTTCCGATACTGATCCGAGA GGTGGAAGGGGAGGGGATAAGGATTCCATGCAGTTCTACTAAGCTGGAAGAGATGGGGTTCAAGTACAAGTATTCTGTGGAGCAAATATTAGAAGGTAGTGTTGAATGCGCCAAGAGGCTTGGAACATTCGAAGCATGA